The proteins below come from a single Papaver somniferum cultivar HN1 chromosome 11, ASM357369v1, whole genome shotgun sequence genomic window:
- the LOC113320114 gene encoding protein LURP-one-related 8-like encodes MPKVYPNETATEQTKTPRHISDRQVEVLTIWKKSLLFNSDGFTVFDTKGNLVFRVDNYQSGSKNEIVLMSGTGKPLLTIRRKRSSFADNWMVFDGETSVSPIFLVKKPVNFLASKDLAQVISCQSINGLKSLSSKELMYEIIGSYAQRSVAVYDNRKRLVAEIQRKEAKAGVSFGGDVFKLTVQPELDQIVAMGLVILMEQMFGLRRSISLR; translated from the exons ATGCCAAAGGTTTATCCCAACGAAACAGCAACAGAGCAAACAAAAACCCCCCGACATATTTCAGACAGGCAAGTGGAGGTATTAACGATATGGAAAAAATCACTTCTCTTCAACAGTGACGGTTTTACAGTTTTTGATACAAAAGGAAATCTTGTTTTTCGTGTGGATAATTATCAATCGGGAAGTAAaaatgaaattgttttaatgagCGGCACGGGAAAACCTCTTCTTACTATCCGTCGTAAG AGATCGAGTTTTGCAGATAATTGGATGGTGTTCGACGGGGAAACTTCAGTTAGTCCAATATTTCTGGTGAAAAAGCCCGTGAATTTCTTGGCTTCAAAGGACCTAGCTCAGGTGATATCTTGTCAGAGTATCAACGGTTTAAAAAGTTTGTCAAGTAAGGAACTGATGTATGAGATTATCGGGTCGTATGCACAACGGTCCGTGGCTGTGTATGACAACAGAAAAAGACTTGTAGCGGAAATTCAAAGAAAAGAAGCTAAAGCAGGTGTATCATTCGGTGGTGATGTGTTTAAGCTGACAGTACAACCTGAACTTGATCAGATAGTTGCGATGGGTCTTGTTATATTAATGGAACAAATGTTTGGATTGAGAAGATCAATCAGTTTACGGTAA